In Acidimicrobiia bacterium, one DNA window encodes the following:
- a CDS encoding DUF2029 domain-containing protein — MAVLVYPLRYLSYAAGFWLLISLSTLGMVVTVWLTGSELGLRKPWLVVLAGASLLTSSFRFLTFRNHIEVILALLAALGWIRLRRRGNPGAYWGVAAALKLFPALWTVAQIRNRKAIMAGALSFIAVSGVTVWVVGTSDVTTFVRDVVPLSRQWYEATGNYSLMSLGSVVGGLGLGWALSGLGLVGFGWTIYRLGDHPDALYVSGVAWSLLLSPLSWLNYLVVVISPLMVAVPNINWSVRRQLYPGVAMLAGLLALRPVVTLNSYWLNVGLSRIPTLSLLLLAVWAPLLMVRRLGVET, encoded by the coding sequence ATGGCTGTGTTGGTCTACCCGCTTCGATACCTCTCATACGCAGCCGGCTTCTGGTTGTTGATCTCGCTCTCGACGCTCGGGATGGTGGTGACCGTTTGGTTGACGGGTTCCGAGTTGGGCTTGCGAAAACCATGGTTGGTGGTCCTCGCCGGGGCTTCGCTTCTAACGTCAAGTTTTCGTTTCCTCACATTTCGGAACCACATCGAAGTGATACTTGCTCTGCTGGCGGCACTCGGCTGGATCCGGCTCCGTCGTCGAGGTAATCCGGGTGCTTATTGGGGTGTCGCCGCGGCGCTCAAACTATTCCCGGCGCTTTGGACGGTTGCTCAGATTCGAAATCGCAAGGCGATAATGGCCGGGGCCTTGAGCTTTATTGCGGTGTCTGGCGTAACCGTCTGGGTGGTTGGTACATCCGACGTGACGACGTTTGTTCGTGATGTCGTACCTCTGTCGCGCCAGTGGTATGAAGCAACTGGTAACTATTCCCTGATGTCGCTCGGTTCGGTAGTCGGAGGACTCGGGCTTGGCTGGGCCCTTTCCGGACTTGGGCTCGTCGGATTTGGATGGACGATATATCGGCTTGGCGATCACCCGGATGCCCTATATGTGTCGGGCGTTGCCTGGTCGCTGCTGCTGTCACCGCTGAGTTGGCTCAACTACCTGGTAGTGGTGATCTCTCCGCTGATGGTTGCGGTTCCGAACATCAATTGGTCGGTTCGGCGACAGCTCTATCCAGGGGTTGCCATGCTGGCAGGCCTACTCGCACTACGACCAGTCGTTACATTGAACAGCTACTGGTTGAACGTTGGTTTGTCTCGAATCCCCACGCTGAGCCTGCTACTTCTGGCGGTCTGGGCCCCACTGCTCATGGTTCGACGTCTTGGTGTCGAGACGTAA
- a CDS encoding tryptophan synthase subunit alpha, translated as MSADRLRELFATVRDEGRTAFLPFMTAGLPDPQLSPSVFGAIEGADAFEVGIPYSDPLMDGPTIQAAGQMALKAGTTLDRGLGIAGGVAETTGKPVIIMTYANVIFQVGPERFAGKAADVGASAVIVADLPIDEAGPIQAAVEAVGLGMVLFVAPTTDERRVAQIVAANPVFVYGVAELGVTGERKESGGHAARLSERVRALSDVPLVMGVGISTPEQASDMRPLADGVIVGSALVRAVLDAPDTDTALRDLALISRRIADALR; from the coding sequence ATGAGCGCCGATCGACTGCGCGAACTTTTCGCAACAGTTCGGGATGAAGGCCGGACCGCGTTCTTGCCATTCATGACGGCCGGGCTTCCAGATCCGCAGTTGTCGCCTTCCGTCTTTGGAGCCATCGAAGGTGCTGACGCCTTCGAAGTTGGTATCCCATATTCCGACCCGCTCATGGATGGTCCGACCATCCAGGCGGCCGGCCAGATGGCCCTGAAGGCCGGCACGACGTTGGACCGGGGTCTGGGCATCGCCGGTGGCGTAGCCGAAACTACGGGCAAACCGGTCATCATCATGACCTATGCCAACGTGATATTTCAGGTCGGACCCGAGCGGTTCGCCGGGAAGGCGGCTGACGTCGGTGCCAGCGCCGTGATCGTCGCTGACCTGCCTATCGACGAGGCCGGCCCTATACAGGCCGCGGTCGAAGCCGTCGGTTTGGGGATGGTTCTGTTCGTTGCCCCGACCACAGACGAGCGAAGAGTGGCCCAAATCGTTGCGGCGAACCCGGTGTTTGTCTATGGCGTCGCCGAACTCGGCGTCACCGGTGAGAGAAAGGAATCCGGGGGGCATGCTGCCCGACTGTCTGAGCGGGTCAGGGCACTCAGTGATGTTCCTCTGGTCATGGGAGTCGGGATTTCGACTCCCGAACAAGCCAGTGACATGCGTCCTCTGGCTGATGGGGTGATCGTTGGATCGGCGCTCGTGCGGGCAGTACTTGACGCCCCCGATACCGATACGGCCCTGCGCGACCTTGCCTTGATCTCTCGAAGGATTGCCGACGCGCTGCGATGA